Proteins found in one Oncorhynchus keta strain PuntledgeMale-10-30-2019 chromosome 2, Oket_V2, whole genome shotgun sequence genomic segment:
- the LOC118401245 gene encoding serum amyloid P-component-like, translated as MESALNLTGKLVFLLVLIYGCYGDLQDLSGKVFVIPMTTTTSHVKLHANVSKPISAMTMCQRFNSELERGQSLFSLATQSHDNDLLLYKRSMGVYRVHIRGYILDFFSLPDSKNEWISICWTWDSKTGLTQLWVNGKRSARRILQPDTSVTGTPSIMLVQEQDSYGGGFDASQSFVGEVTDVHFWDSVISPCEIQMYMEVNRFTPGNILNWKDLQFSIEGKVFIEKSEFKNECHNY; from the exons ATGGAGAG TGCACTCAATCTAACGGGGAAGCTGGTGTTTTTGCTGGTCCTGATCTATGGCTGTTATGGTGACCTTCAAG ATCTCTCAGGTAAGGTGTTCGTAATCCCAATGACGACAACCACCTCACACGTAAAGCTCCATGCCAACGTCTCAAAGCCCATTTCTGCTATGACCATGTGTCAGAGGTTCAACTCTGAGCTAGAACGAGGCCAGTCCCTTTTTTCTCTAGCAACCCAGTCTCATGACAATGATTTGTTGTTGTACAAACGCTCCATGGGTGTGTACCGAGTGCATATCAGGGGATATATACTGGATTTCTTCAGTTTGCCAGATTCAAAAAATGAATGGATCTCCATCTGCTGGACCTGGGACTCTAAAACTGGTCTGACCCAGCTGTGGGTTAATGGCAAGCGTAGTGCACGGAGGATTCTTCAACCTGATACATCTGTAACTGGCACACCAAGTATAATGTTAGTCCAAGAGCAAGACAGTTATGGCGGAGGTTTTGATGCCTCACAATCCTTTGTGGGGGAAGTTACTGACGTCCACTTCTGGGACAGTGTCATCTCTCCCTGTGAAATACAAATGTATATGGAGGTGAATAGATTTACTCCAGGAAATATTCTCAACTGGAAAGACTTGCAGTTCAGTATTGAGGGGAAAGTGTTCATAGAGAAAAGTGAATTTAAAAATGAATGTCATAATtattag